DNA sequence from the Cryptococcus decagattii chromosome 5, complete sequence genome:
TTAGCTCGAACCGAAAGAAAGGCCTGAGGATCAGAAGCTGCGCGCTCTAGGAGCATGGCAAAGGTTTAATTATTTTGGGATTGGGCAAGGTTTTTTCAGTGGGCGAATGGAGTCGAGGGGGTATGCACTCTCCCCACAGCCCCTAATGTAGCTGGCCCACGAgccaaaaaagaagagagacgCAGAAGGCGCCAACGTATGGGAAAGAAGCCCGCAACAGTTGGCAAACGACTGGCAATGCCCGCGGGAGAAAGGATGCTTCCGAAGGCGATGGGGAagggagatgaaaagatggaCTCACCTGTGGGTTGCGGGTGACGGAAGGTGAAGAATCCAGATGAACTGAATGGAGTAACAATGATAGGTTGGGCTGTCGTCGGACGAGTCGAGTCACGAGATGTGCGTGTTGGTGGCTGGTGGAAAGATCGTTTGTGGCGAAGGGGATGCTTTGTTGGCTTGGGGATATAGGTGGGAGAACAGGTATACGTATGAATCTATGTGCTATGTACGAATATATATAAATACCCCTGCAGTTAGTGACCCTTGGAGCGAACCTCCAAATTCGGCTTCGGACGCTGCTGCCTATGAGCTATGATGCAATACATCAGCCACTTGCTCTCCACAAACACCCCATATCCACACATCCCATATCACTTTGTATGCACATTTCCACCACATATGCGCATAATTCCCCCATGACATCCCCTTTCCCACACCTGCCCGTTTTTCGGGGGAAGCAAACCATGCATTGGATCAAGAACGACAAATCTCCGTATTGTTGCTGATCACCTCTGGCGCCACATGCTGCGTCAATCACTCGCAAACGACTTTGCAAATGCAGAGAAGCCGTTTCTCCGCATGGCGTGCAGTAGTTTATAAACGCTGCATGGTGATCGAACAGAAATATGTAGCAGTTTGACAAGGGTTGATACTGGGTGTGATGAAAGGAGACATGTTTCCGTGACAGCCGCAGCAGCGCCGGCCAGCAGCATCACCTCGGCCATTGATTATCGCGATGTTATCGGATGTCCAACTCGTAAACATCAGACGGATCATTGGTCGTCACTGTATTCGTCTGACACCCAAACACACCTCCCATCCTCCGTCTCTTAGTGCAATACTGCCATTCACACTCTTGCCGCTCGGCCTGTCTGCTCCGTGAATTCCGCACTGCCATGCCACTTCACAATCCCATCTGGTATGTCTATCGTGATTCAGGGGATCATTTCTTCAATCAATTATAGTGACAGCTGCCAACGCTCATCCACGGGTGCAGGGAAATCATCGAACCTCATCTTGTTCGCTACGACCTATACACTGTTAAAGATCCCAGTGAGTCAAAATCATGAGAAACCCCTTAGCTTTTGATGTCATATGCTCACAAGCTCCTGGCTGTCGAAAGCTTATGGCCGCTatcttctccctcatcACCCGCCTCACCTTGATTTGGTGAACGATCCTTCCGTTTCTCACTATTATCGTCGCGTCTTCTTGCGACCGTTCAACTCGTTTCGGTCGTATCACGAAGCCTACGACACAACGCAGATCATTCATGCCGAGGACATCTCACTTACGCCCGAAGAACTCGATTCTGGCGTCAAACACGGCGGGAGATGGGTGGCATATAGTACTTGGGAGATGCATGAACCACCTGAAGGTGGCTGGGAAGGAGGCGGTAGAGGTAAAGGCAGAGATTTAGTGCTTGTTCATGGTGAGTACTCTGGGTTACGGAGCGTATCTCTCTGACCGGCAGGACTGAGCGATTATGGATTGCGATACGCGCCACACATAAAGCACTTTTTGAAAGCTGGATTTAGAGTCATCATTCCTGATTTACCATCTGTGAGTTACTATCCTTGCAAGTCTTTAGCTGACAAAAAAATAGTATGGTCGTTCCACTGGGTAGGTCTAACGGTCACATTGCATTTCTAACGCTTTTAGAATCAATTCGtatcttccttctctgctGCTACTCCCCGCTGCAGTACATGTGGTATTGACGGACGTGGTCCAGAATGACCTGGCTCAAGGTCGAGAACAACGTAAAGTGTTTCTCAGCGGATCGTAAGTGGTGTAATGGAAGCAATTAGCTGCCCAACGCTCACGAGATGGTCTAGTTCAATGGGTGGCTGGACAGTGTAGGTcgagagaaaagagagataaaaaaaaagcgAATCAATCTAACAACAGACACTGTAACAGACTTTACTACCTCCTCAAATATCCTCCGACCGCACAGTCTGAAAAAGTTGCATCTAAAGCATCGAAACCGGATATTGCGCCGCCTGAGGAAGGGTTTGGTCAAGGCTACGATCGACTTGAGCGCTCGCGTCGTGACGAAAAGGTCAGGATACACGTGGCGGGCGCGTTTGTGCTGTGCCCAATGATAGAGGGTGGGTAGATGCGCATTCTCCAGAGGGGGGCATGCTGCAGCTGGCTGCACATAGGCTGATTTTCTGAAACAGTATCAAAAGAGTCACGCCCGAATATCGTGCTCGAATATATCGGCCGTGGCGTGAACAGCTTTGCTGGAAGCTTGCCTCTCGCCAAAGCAGTTCGTGGCAATGTATCGGACGATCCAAGAGTCGAAGAGGACTTTTTTGCTGACCGTAAGTTCGCATCGATTTTTCCCGTCGAGTGCTTATATGTATGCGGGCCAACCGCATCTTAGCATTATGCTATCACGGAATGCTCCGTGTCGGCACTGGTCTCGCGTGTCTGGAGGGCATGATCGAGTTGCAGGAGCGGGCAGAAGAAATTGATGTGCCTATTCGGCTTGTGCATGGAAACAAGGACCGTGCTACATCACACAAGGGGACGCTTAGGCTCTTCGACCGACTGCCGAACGAAGacaaggagattgagataTACGATGGGTATGAACATGGTAAGCTAGCATGGCCGAATTCATCTATTTGCAAGGTAGAGCTAAAGCCGGTGCATAGTGATGCTCAAACTTGGTGTTGACGCCgtggatgatgaaaagCGGCAGCGTGTGCTTGCGGACTGGCGCTCGTGGCTGGTGCAGCGATGCTAGATGGTAGTCTAGATCTTTTTCATTACTCTTGTAGTATGAACGATGTTTGTGTCGTGAACAGATGCCACATGAACTTAATGCCGAATTGCCGAAAGCTCGACGCGTGGATTTGGATTCTTTGCGCGTCAACACACGGAGTGCGGCCGGTGAGGAGCCAGGCTTGTTCTCTCTTGTCTTTGTTGTTATTTTTTttacttcttccttcttctttccttcctgcCTCTTCCCAACCTTGCCTGCTGCCCTGCAAATTCCCTCCATCTAACGCTCGGCCCCTCTGTCagtccttttctttctttctgCCACGTGAGTTCCGCCGCCTGCCGCCACACCCAGCACCCGCGGCCTGTGCTGACCTTGGTGCAACGATCATTCTGCCGATTTTCAATTATTCTCGTCTGAATCCACTTTGTTACATACTCGCTCCGCCCCGTTCAGCCGCTCTTTTCAACTAACCCTTAGAAAGCAACATGCGTGAGGTTATCAGTGTACGTACTCCGCATCCCCAACCTGTTTCCCCATTTCTGATAATCCCCTCCACAGGTCCACGTTGGTCAGGCCGGTGCGTATACAATAGTACATCCTGCCCTTGCGCCACATTCTCACATATAGTACAGGTGTTCAGATCGGTAATGCCTGCTGGGAGCTTTACACTCTTGAGCACGGCCTCAGCGTATGTTCACACCGCACTTTTATGGCACTTGAAACTCACAAACATTGCAGCCCGATGGTCGTCTCATGGAGGGGTCCCCTTCCGCCAACGACGATGGCTtttccaccttcttctccgaAACTGGTTCCGGAAAGCACGTTCCCAGGTCGCTCTATGTAAGTGATATTTTAACACTTGAGTTTTATCGTAATCGTCGCGTCTGACGCGTCCTTTAGGTCGACCTCGAGCCCAATGTCATTGACGAGGTCCGAACTGGTACCTACCGAAGTCTCTTCCACCCCGAGACTATGATCACCGGCAAGGAGGACGCTGCTAATAACTGTGTGTGGATGTCTTTTTGTTAGTATCAAGCATAAAGCTAATTGTCTATAGACGCCCGTGGTCACTACACCATTGGCAAGGACCTTGTCGACAGTGTCCTTGAGCAGATCCGTCGTCTTGCCGACAACTGTTCCGGTCTTCAAGGTTTCTTTGTCTTCCACTCCTTTGGTGGTGGTACCGGTTCCGGTTTTGGTGCTCTTTTGATGGAGAGGTTGTCTATCGACTATGGCAAGAAGTCCAAGCTCGAGTTCTCCGTCTATCCCGCTCCCAAGATGTCTACTTCTGTCGTTGAGCCCTACAACTCGGTTCTCACTACGCACACTACTCTTGAGCACTCTGACTGTTCTTTCATGGTTGACAACGAGGCGTGAGTGGCGATTTCTGGCATGCGTGATAAACGTCTTATCATTGATTGATAGCATCTACGACATTTGCCGACGAAACTTGGGCATcacctctccctctttcaCCAACCTCAACCGATTGATTGCCCAGGTCGTTTCCTCCGTCACTGCTTCTCTTCGATTCGACGGTGACCTCAACGTCGATCTCAACGAGTTCCAAACCAACTTGGTCCCGTATGTTTATTATTTCATACGAATATCTGCTGGCGTACTGATGTTCCGTTAGTTACCCTCGTATCCACTTCCCTCTTGCCACGTATGCCCCCGTCATCTCTGCTGAGAAGGCCTTCCACGAGTCCAACTCTGTCTACGAAATGACCATGTCTTGTTTCGAGTCCAACAACCAGATGGTTAAGTGCGATCCCCGACAGGGCAAGTATATGGCGTGCTGTATGCTTTACCGAGGCGATGTCGTTCCCAAGGACGTCAACGCTGCCGTCGCCAACATCCGAACAAAGAGGACTATTCAGTTTGTTGACTGGTGTCCTACCGGTTTCAAGATTGGTATCTGCAATGAGCCTCCTGCGCTCGTCCCTGGTGGCGACCTTGCCAAGGTCTCTCGATCACTCTGTATGCTTTCCAACACCACTTCCATTGCCACTGCTTGGGCCCGTCTCGACAACAAGTTTGACTTGCTCTACTCGAAGCGAGCTTTCGTCCACTGGGTAAGCTTTATATTTTTTATGATATGCATGAAGCGCGGTCTAACGCATAATGTAGTATGTCGGTGAGGGTATGGAGGAAGGCGAGTTCTCCGAGGCCCGAGAAGATTTGGCCGCCTTGGAGAAGGACTATGAGGAGGTTGGAATTGACTCTATCGACgctgaggaggaggagggcgagTACTAGATGTGATGGATTATGTTTGAAGGTGCTTTAGAAAAAGATTCTCAACGGGCTTGTTGAATATACATTTTGCTAATCCTTCGTCGTCGACTCCTCTAATCACTTTTATTTATGAAAGTATTTACGACTGACGGTATGGATCGCAATGGACTGTGAGGGTAGGACGTGTACGATGGTTGCATTACTGACTTGGGTCAGGCCGGCGTTAACGGCCGGTGACGCGGAGAAATTGCCCGATGTGGAAATAAACAAACTTTGCTCCTCGCAAATATTTGCGTATACTGGTTGTTGTACGTAGTGGACGGTGTTTGGTACAGCCGTGTCTTTGCTCCCGCTCTTCGCTCTCCCACTCCCCCCCCCTTTCAGCATCTGCAGAGCGTGTAGCGCCAGCTTGACCCACAGCCAACAGCGGAAGCAAAAACCAGACGACAGCCTCAAGGCATACGATCAGACGCACCCGAACaaagcagcagcaaaaTTTAGCGACCTCCACAGCCACCGGCCGCTCCACCTGCTGGCTTCGTCTTTGTGAATCATCCCACAGCGCATTCGCCGTACTCGTGCATAAGCGCCCACCAGGTATCTCATCCCGAAGCACACTGCGCCGAAGCTCGTATCGGTCCACATTCATCCGTACCGAACGTCGTTTGTGGCAGCTTATACCGCCCACAAACGACCCCACGCCACCATGCCCTTCCCACCCTCTATGCCCGTGGGGCAGCAACCGCTATCCATCCCGCCTTCATCCAATGTTGCGCAACAAGCGTTCGGGTTCAACTCGGCCGGCAACTCGTTCCCAAGACAGAACAGTTTCGGGATGCAGCCCCAAGGCGCGCCATCCAGGTGGGATCCCGCGAGTCAGTCGGCCCAAGGAGGTCTTGCTCAGGCGAACGGCAACGCGGGCATGGTCAGTGGATTGAGTGCTCTCATGCGATCTAGGGGAACGGATGTGGAGTGAGTTAAAGCGCTGTGCTGGATAGGAAGAATTCAAAACTTCACCATTGGAGTCGCTGATCGATGTACATACAGATTGAACTCTTCCCCTCCTGGCGGGGCTCATTCATCACTGTCATCGAATCCTCATGCAGGGTTCCATCCTTCGTCGTATGGGCCTAACATTGGGTTCAGTGCATTTGCTCTAGGATCGTCGGCACAAGGGGCCGGGTCATATCTCGGCACCAGTAATTTGGGCATGAGCATCTCGCCCCCAAATTGGGGTTCATTAGGTTCAGGAAGCTTCGTGGGTAGTATGGGCGCATTTGGCACGAGTCTGAATAGAGAGCGGGaagggagggaaagggaacTGGAAGCACGATATGTGAAAGACTTTAGTTGCTGTGGAAAAAGATTAAATGGCTTACATGAGCTGCTCGAGCAGTAAGTGATATAGGTCACACGACACATGAGATTCTTGGCTTAATATGCGTTATCGTTTTTAGCTATGAAGAAGAACACGCTAATATGGCACCAAATGTGCGAATGGCTGCATTGAATGCCGCGCAAGGTATTAATAACTCCCCTCGAAATGTTGGGAATCCATTTTCTGCTATCCCACCAACTGCTGCATCTTTGATTCCCCAACAACCCCAAACACCCCAGGTAGGGGCCATTAGCGATGCGCCACAGCCTCCGGGCATGATGGATattgagatggaagaatCTGCTTCGTATTCACAGCCGATCAGCATGTCGCAGATACAGCAACAGCCCCCGCAATTTGGAGTGCGGACGCCCGGATTGAGTGGACCGACATCCGGTACGAACCCTTGGGCGGCTGCCTTTCGACCGCAGCTCTTGGCTACACCGCCACAATGTGTCCCGCCAAGTTTGCTGTCATACACTCCTCCTACGTCGAGTATACCGGGTGGCTCATCTATCCCTTCGGCCGCTCCTAGTCCTGCATCACTCACTCCTGAACAACAAGCAGCCAAAGCAGAGCGGAAAGCGCGAAAGAGAGCAGAGAGAGCAGCCAAGGATGAAGGATCAGCGAGTGAGACGGAAGGTGCGGCTGTTGCGGGAGAGAAAAGGTTCCCTTGTCCTATCGAAGGATGCGGCAAAGTGTACAAGCAGGCTAATGGGCTCAAGTATCATTTGACAAGATCAATTAATTCTGGACACGGCACAATACCGCCCGGCGGTCTGGCGGCGTTATTAGGCGAAAAAGGTGGTGAAGTAGAGGGTTAGAGTTTTGGTTGCAAATgttctcctttcctttctttctttttttcctggattttgttttcttttctttttagGTTTCTAGTGTAGTTTTGTTTTTTTATTTGTGTTGGAGAGTTTCCTTGTACAAGGGTATACCAGGGTTCATGCCGTATATGGTGTATGTATGTACTACACGCAGCTCGTACAAGTGGAGGAAATCATGATAAATAATGAAAATGCGCGCGAGAAAGAATTtaatcctcttccatctcgtCCTCCTTTTCTGACCCTTCGTCCAACTCCTTGCCCTCCACAAAGCCGGATTCCTTGGACCACCTCGAACCGAGATGTATCCGGAAGTCCTAATATAATTTTATGAGCTAATCATGAAAGAATCACACGTCGGAGTAGGGCTTGGACTTACGGCCATTTGAATGGCAAGAAGCTTGAGAATACGGCATTTTTCGCTTGAAAGCTTCTCGCCCTTTACACAGAGGACATGAGGGTTGTTCAGGGAAGGGATACCTCGAACGAGAGAAGTCGTTAAACCAAGAGCTCGAAGTTGAGGTTCCATGGAGTGGGGGAACGGATCTCCAGAAGGAGGATCAGTAAAGGGAGTGAGGAGGGGTCCTGTATTATGCTTGAGCATGGAGGTCCCCACAGCAATACAAAAATATTATTGGACAAATAACGAACCTGCAGGCAAAGTGATGTCCATGGTCGACTTGGCACCCATCCTGGCATACTCGGGCTTATGCCAAGATTCGAACCACTCAACTGTTTCATCAACAGGATGAGAAGTAAAGAAAAGGCCGATCTGCCCCTTGAGGCGCTACAGACATAGTTAACAGACTTGAAACAAGGCATTGCATTGGTCCGAATACGAGCGCAACTTGCCTTTGCGATCTGCGAGAGACCATCCTGGTACTCTGTCTCTGGAGTGTCTCCCAAAGCCTTGGCCATTaccttgcccttgccaAAGAAGAACCTGCCAGTGCCTCTCCATTGTGCCCTGACTTCCTTGAGACCATCGTTTCTCATGTCTCCCACGGAGAACATCCAGCAGTAATCATACTTGTCTACGTTTTCTCTGATTTCGTTGACGAGGGCTTGCTTTGAGGCCTTTGTGGAGCGGATGGGGGTTTTTGAGAGGGTTGTGAGTTTTGAACGCTTTGACTTAGGCATTGTGACGGGAAAATTAGGTGAAcgaacaagaagaaaaagaaagaataATAATACGGGCTCGCCAAATACAGGCAATAGCATAATAGCAACCTCGAAAAATCATACAGCAGGTGGAGGCACATGAAAAATAACGCCACACTTCGGCATATCGGCGATACAGCGCTGATTAGCGACGGCGGCTTCGGGTTGGGCTCACCTTATGACAACACTCGTTTCACAACtccatctttctctttACTTGACATCTTCTTTGGCCTCTTGCTTCCTACTGGTCTCTAAACATGTCACACCGCACAGCAGACGCACCTCCTCCCTACCCGGGTATGACAAATGACGCCCAGTACGACCTCACACCCCTCCCCCACACGGCCAACCGGCCCAGGCTTCCAGAAGACAAGAGGAATCCTCATCTCAACAACCGTGAGTAATCGAGCTTCAGCGGAATGCAGGCAGACAAGTTAATCTATTGGTATTGGACTAGTTCCCGAAGACACAAAGATTGTCAAGTTCCAGACAATTGTTCGCGAGAACAAGGAGATTGTTGTCGGAAGGATCAAGGTTCCTACAGTAAGTGCGCCCGAATTGTACATCATTTGGTTGAGCTAACCATGAGCGCAGGAAAATGCTAATGGGACTCACCATGCATTCATTCTTCGTCGCTATGACACTAATGCCATTTCTCTTACCACCATGTACAAAGTAGCCTTTCCTAGTGCCactgaagaggaggagaagcgCGAGATGGATTGGGTGCGTCTGATTATTCAAATACTGCATACTGCGTGTTGCTGACCGATCAGTAGGTTAAGTCTTCTTTCGATACGCGCGGTACCAATGGGGGTCGCGACAGTGAGGTCGTAAGACTCGCTGGCCAGTGGGTTTCACGCAACCTGGCTATCCACATTGCTCCAGCCTATAACCTGGTCCAGCTCGTTGCGGCAAGTATGATTCCCGTGGGTGCTGATAACATTAGCTGACATTTATGCAGGCTTTGGCTCGCGCTGTTCCAGACCCTAATGTGGCTTATCGAAAATCTCAGCGGTCTCAAGCAGCCGCAGATGAGCTTGCGCGCACAAAGGCCAAACAAGCTCAGGCACCTTCCACTGTTCCGGCAGTCTCTAATGTCCCCGTCCCTAAGCCACAGCCAACTATCCCATCGATGACGGCTGAAGTCTCTTCTCCCGCTTCCAAGCGTCGACGAAAGGACTCAGTGACCGAAGCACCCGGTATCTCGACCCAAACAGTTGCTGAAGCTCAACCCCCCGCCGACACGCCTGAAGCTGATGACACTCGTCATATTACCATTGAGGCTACCACCACCATAACTTCTCCCACTGGCGCCAATGTCGACATGGATGCTGAGATCGAGCAGGCTAAGCAACTCGTCAAGAATCTCAGGCAGGAGATTCAACTTCGCAACGAAGCTGGTGATAGCCTCGAGGACCAGGGTGTGGCAGTGGCGGACGATGTCCGCGGCGTCAAGCGAGGCAAGCATGAGGATGAGGCGGTCGTCATCTCTGGGGGTGCCGGTGGTAAGGATCGCGTTGTTCGCACGAACAGAAGGATTCCTCAAACTGCCGGTGGAGATGTCGGCCAGCGATTTGGCTGGGGTGCATTTGTATTCAGCATTGGGTTGGGTGCTTCGCTCACGTGAGTGATGTCGATCTACATCCTGCGTCTGATTACTCACGCTTTTGTCTCCAGTTTGTTCTCTCAGTATGCGTCTTCCCTTCTTTAAGTGAGtactttctttctttcttttggGTGCCGTGAGAGTCCTCAGTTTCGCTATGGTGGGTTTCGCGTGTTCCGGCCAACTTGTAAAGGCTCGTAGCAGTGTAGATGTGCATATGTATGTAGTAGTACATAGGAGATAGCAGTAGACAGTGAGTTGATACTGTGTGGGGTGTTGTTGCTGGTCGCGGGTCTATATATGTTTCGTAGCTATTTATTTGACAGTAGCAGGGTAGCTTAGCGGTAGCGCCATAGATAGCGAAACTGTAGTTTATGCGTGATACCTGTCCGTAGAGTAGcttatatatataccaCAACCTTAATCTAGTGCGTCCGTCCTATCCATACACAGTAATTATGTACACATTGGCCTTGTTCAGAATCATGCTGCATACCCAGGCAGACGGAACAACTAGAATTGAGGTGGAGCTCTATGTCTATGCTTTCATACGAAAACATGCGTCATTTATCTCCGCTCATGGTAGGCTTCTGAACTGATCCTTTCCGCCCCCGTTTGCCCCCAAAAGAAATGGCCAAaccctcgtcctcgtcatTATCTAACGACACCGGTGCGTTCGCCTGCCGATTCAAGCCCGTTCTTCGTGGGCTGTTCCGTGTATCGTCATGGTATCCTCCATAGGGGCTTCGTGCTCGTTCAACCAAGTTGTTgcggaaagaagaattgGAAAGTCGTGAACTCGTTCGTGAAGAGGTTCGATATAAAGGATCGGAGGGATTTGTGTTGATCTCGGGGAGAGTAGGCctcgatgaggatgaggaacGGTTAGGAAGTGTGGTTGGCGCAGAGGGTGAACCGTCCGGTATTGGCTCAAGGGTAGGAGCAGCGGACACTACTACGGTGGATGGTTGAGTATCCAGGCCAAGACCAAGATTATCATTCCGTGTCCTTCGCCAGAGAGGATTAAGGCTCGCTGGAGGTGTTGGTGCGGCGACAGAGTGAGATGCCTCATCGTCGTAGTCGTCCCCATCTGATATTGACCCATCCCAgtcaatctcttcttctgccacTCGATTTGTGAATTCCTCACTCAAGTTGGACCCGCGCCGCGGTGCATTGGTGCGGAATCTAGACTCCCAGCCGGGAGGTAACGGGAAATCAGGGCTGGGTATATATCCTTGACTTGATGAACGTGAGCCTGTTTCAACGTGTTCCAGACTCTGTCGAGGAAGAGAACTTTCGAGACTCATTCGTCCCAGTGCATCGGCTGGCGATGAAGACCCCACAGACGGCTCAGCAGCCATATCTTCCGCATCTGACCCAGCAAACTGTTCTTTCTCTAAGACACGAGGGTATGACCGATGGCTTCCGGTGCGTAATAATCTGGCAAGTTTGCTGCTAATACTGGACGCATTACTATGAGATCGGCGTCGaccttccatctccacctcGACGGATTTCCGGCGATGAAAGCTTCCATTTATCGATTGCTGATCTGAAGGGAGTTTAAGCTTGTCTAGAGACACTGACGATGTAGCTGGACGAGGAGAATGTGTTGTATCGTCCAACAAAGGCACAATGCCAGGTCTGGGTTGTGGGACGAGGTGGGAAGGCAATCGCCCATGCCCAATAGGCCCTGGCGTGCTGGATACCCGCCCAGCCGGTTCGTTTCTGAAATCGAGTGCAGACTGGTTCTTGGACAGCCCGGGAGAGGCGATATGAGCACCGGGCGTAGAGGTCTGGGGAGAAACCGGGTAATCAGGTGATCTGCCATTGAAAAGTGAAAAGCGGCGTCCTGCGCTTGtatgaggaagagggctGTTCATGGGTGACACGTCTCTACTCGGAGTAGAGACTGGGAGAAGAGCGCTGAGTTTATTGCTTTTTGGAGTCCCGCAATGTGAAGTAGACCCTGCTGGCGTCAATGAATACTCAGTATTGTTAGTTCCTGTTGATTCCCCATCGCCAAAACTGTGGCTACGCGTGCGCCCAGTTCCCAGTAGCTGCAGTTTCTGCGAGATGGTCTTGATGCCCTTTCGGAAACGATCGCGAAAACGGACAGACTTGGTAATAACTGCCGCAACTTCGTCATTTGAAACAGTAACAAATGTGTGCGTATGCG
Encoded proteins:
- a CDS encoding tubulin alpha-1A chain → MREVISVHVGQAGVQIGNACWELYTLEHGLSPDGRLMEGSPSANDDGFSTFFSETGSGKHVPRSLYVDLEPNVIDEVRTGTYRSLFHPETMITGKEDAANNYARGHYTIGKDLVDSVLEQIRRLADNCSGLQGFFVFHSFGGGTGSGFGALLMERLSIDYGKKSKLEFSVYPAPKMSTSVVEPYNSVLTTHTTLEHSDCSFMVDNEAIYDICRRNLGITSPSFTNLNRLIAQVVSSVTASLRFDGDLNVDLNEFQTNLVPYPRIHFPLATYAPVISAEKAFHESNSVYEMTMSCFESNNQMVKCDPRQGKYMACCMLYRGDVVPKDVNAAVANIRTKRTIQFVDWCPTGFKIGICNEPPALVPGGDLAKVSRSLCMLSNTTSIATAWARLDNKFDLLYSKRAFVHWYVGEGMEEGEFSEAREDLAALEKDYEEVGIDSIDAEEEEGEY